The following are encoded together in the Brassica napus cultivar Da-Ae chromosome A9, Da-Ae, whole genome shotgun sequence genome:
- the LOC111201772 gene encoding uncharacterized protein LOC111201772, giving the protein MRFLDLQGGGGSSIKRRAPPPPLFKSGCSVYRRPGVTAVVENSCGSGCTPSRFSGLLRWRPSMEVFSEILSNFPEASQRSQNVHSHGDKQSPRIMRNQSYVSLDLFLSSFFGVEEFILFSLCF; this is encoded by the exons ATGCGATTTCTAGATCTGCAAGGCGGTGGAGGTTCATCTATAAAAAg ACgcgctcctcctcctcctctgttCAAGTCCGGTTGCTCTGTTTATAGGAGGCCAGGAGTGACCGCCGTGGTGGAGAACTCATGTGGGAGTGGATGTACTCCTTCTCGATTCTCAG GACTTTTGCGGTGGCGACCTTCGATGGAGGTCTTCTCAGAGATTTTATCTAACTTTCCTGAAGCTTCACAGAGATCTCAAAACGTCCACAGCCATGGCGATAAACAAAGTCCACGGATTATGCGGAACCAATCATACGTTTCCTTAGATCTTTTCCTTTCCTCTTTTTTTG